Genomic window (Roseivirga sp. 4D4):
ACATGCTGGTTAAGGCGAGTAATATCGATTCCCAAAGAAACTGACTCTTGATTCTTGCACTTACCGCCCCCATTACCTTTCTCATACCTATTTCCTTACCGCGATTGAGAGAAATTGCAGTAGAGAGATTCATGTAATTGAGACTGGCTACTACAAGTACCAGGATGGCAATGGCCATCAAAGTGAAAATCGTGCTTTTGTCTCCCAGCCTGACTCCATCTCCCTGATTTGTAAAATGTCCATAATCCAGATAGAGGTTTTTCAAGGGTTGAAAGTGAGCCGTCACTTTGGTATCGGTTCTGGTATAGTTTTCTTCATAGAGCTCGGTTACTCTTGCTTCTAACTGCTTTACATCAAGCTCTGTATCAAGCGAGACATAAGTGTAAAAACCTCCCCATGCCCAGCTATTCAAATTGGCCAAATAGCCCTCTGGCACTACATAGGTATTAAATGAGATCAATAGCTCGAAGTCTAAATGCGTATTAGTGGGCAGCTCTTCGAAGACTCCTGTCACCCGGAGAGGCAGTTCATTGTCGAAGCGAATGATTCTGCCCATTGGGTTTTCATTGCCAAAAAACCTGGTGGCCAAATCCGGGGAAATAACGATGGAATTAGGTTCATCCAGTGCGGTCAACGGATCGCCCAGAGCCAATCGATAATCCATCATTTCCAGGAACATTGAATCAGCATAGAAGCCGCGTTCCAGCACGAAGGGATCATCTTCAATGAAATAGAGGTGCTCATCGGTTGTCCTCAAGCGCGTGACCTTACCAATGCCCGGAAAGTTCTCCTTAATGGCAGGCGCTAATGCGGGCGGAGTTCTCACCCAATTGTAAGTCGCTGTGGGTCGTTCATAGGTACTCGTCACCCGATAAATGTTATCAGCATTTTGATGGAAGTTATCAAAACTCAGCTCCTGCTGTATATAGATAAAAATGATCAAGCTACTGACTAAACCGACTGCCAGTCCCAATAAGTTGATCAAAGAAAAGAGTGGGTTCTTTTTGAGGTTTCTGAGGGTGATCAAAGTGTAATTTCTCAGCATAGCCGTATGGTTTTTAGCATACCAGGTGCTCGGTTTGCTTGATTTCAAAGTATGGCGATTGACAAAAGTGAAGACGTTCTGCCAGTAGTGAAGCCTGGCACGTAGCAGCTTTCCCTGCTGAGCCTGTTTAAAGAATTGCTCCTGCATATCGCCTAATATGCTATCGGCCAATTCATTCTTACAATAGGCCTTGAAAATGCGCGTGGCCAGCTTGGGAGGCTTTATGGGAGTGTTCTTGCTCAACCTTTTGGAATGTCTAATACGTTATTTGGAATCTGGTTCCACAGTATCTTTCGGGCTTCCTGAGTTTCGACTAGGGCCCGCTTGCCCAAAGTGGTAATGGTAAAGTGGCGCTTCTTTCTGCCTCCTCTTAAAGTGGATGTATCCCCTATCCTCGACTCCACAAGCCCTTTCTCTTCGAGGCGATACAAAGAAGTATGTACACTGCTCAATTTGACCGATCGCTTTAACTGCTCCTCGATGGCTTCCGTAACCGATAGCCCATAAGCCTGGTCATGCTGAGCCGCTACCACCAGTAGGACGATCTCCTCAAATTCTCCAATAGCCTGTCTCATATAGGTTTTTACTATTTTGTAAAACAACTAAAGAAACGAAGGGGAAAAGAAAAGGTTATCTTGAAGATTGTGATGATACGGTAAGGCGCCTTGAAGGACCTAGAAGGTTACTTTCAACTGGATATTGGGAGAAAAGCCCAGGCCGTAGCGAATGGTATTATTGATATTGACATTCTCCTGAAAGGCATTGATGATGTTTTGCCGATCATAAACATTCAATATGGAAAAGCCCAAAATGCCTCTCCACGGTGCATTAGGCTTAGAAAATCTATAAGAGGCAGACAAATCCAATTGATGCTGCGCTGGAAAATTGCCCGTATACTCAATATCGTATTGGTTACCATTATTGTCCAGCACCTCATCCCTGTCGGCCTCATAGACCGGCACACCCGACATCAGGCTCCACGATGCCGCCAAATTCCATCGACCCACAGGTGCAAGGAACTTCAGATTGAGTACATGGCGCTGGTCATAGAAGGCATCTCTGGTGACCAATCTTCTGGGTCCCTGCTGCTGCTCGACTCTAAAGGTTTCTTCTGCATGACTCAAAGAATAGCTTAGCCAGGACTCGAAACCTCTCCATCGTTTCTTCGCCAGAAAATCGATGCCTTTCACATTGAGATCTCCTGTAATAATGGGGACCTGACCGGTACCAGGTCGAATCACATTTTTGACGTCCTTGTCGTACAGTTCGATATCGAAAAGCCAGCTACCATGATCGAGCAAGGCACCCATCATATATTGCTTCCCCCTTAGCACTGGAATGTTCTCATCGACCAATAACCAGAACTGATTCTGAATCCTAAAGTCATCGAAGTCATTGGCGAAATTCTGCCTCACATATTGATAAGAACCTGTCGCTGAACCCTTGAAGAACAATGACTTAGACACCAAATAAGTAACAAATAGTTTAGGTGCAAAAAACGACTGATCACCCACCGAAAAATGATTGGATCGGATACCCGCATCCACGATCAGCTTATCGCTAAACTGATGTTTTAAACTGAGGTATAAGGCGTTGATATCACCATTACCACTTCGTCTATCGACCACCTGAGGGTTGTCTCCATCGATCGTATCATCGAAAGTGATATCATGGTTCGAGAACTCATATCCCGCATTCAAATCTGTCTTTTGATCGAGCTCTACATTGAGTGCTACATCTAACCTTTGATCGTCAATTCCATTTTTGACAAACTCCCTGTTTACACCATTGCCATTGTTCCTGGGTTCGGTACGTTGCTCCTCCAATCTGAATTGCGAAGAAGTATATCGTGTTCTCAAATTGACGGCATCAGAGAGTTGCCCCTGCCACTCCAGGGTCAGCCCCCAGTTGTCTAGCTCGGACGTTTCCGTTTCCAATCGGTTCTGGTTGGGCGAGAACAGGTCATAGGAAAAGTCATTGCCGATATTGAGGAAACTCAAGCTTAAATGATGTCGCTGGCCAGGTTTATAAATGAGCTTACCATTGATATCACTAAAGCCAATATTCAGGTTTCGGAGCTCTATAGGCCCATTCAGCGCAATATCTGAAATTCTGCTTCCTTGAAAGTTCAGGTCATAATAAGCTTCCAGTTTTGGAGGCATATTGCCGAATACATTCGCTCTTCCCGACAGGATAAGCCCTAACTTATCTTTCACGATGGGCAGCCTCAATTCCAAGCCTGAAGTCACCGTATTGGTCATCAGGCCAATACTTGCCGAATCAGGCACATGTTGCTGGGTTTTGATATCGATCACCCCTCCTACACGACCGCCCCAGGAAGCAGGCAATCCACTTCTGTAAATGCTGATCTTATCTACGATCCCCGGGTTATAGGGCGAAAAGGTCCCGAAGAAATGTCCTGTATGGTAAATGGGGATATTATCGAAAAGGGTCAGGTTTTGGTCGAAAGGTCCTCCCCTTAGATTAAGACTACCGGGCTTGCCATTGGGTGATCGAATGCCGGGGATAGCCTGCAGCACCTGATAAACATCTCCATCCGTTTCTCCCGCGATCAGGCTGAGGTCCGTCATATCGACTTCGATGCGATGATCTCCCAAGACGGAATTAACTCCTGTGGTGATATAAGACAGGATGGTAACATCCCCCAAATCGGTGGTTTCGGCCTTCATTTCCACCACACCGCCTTTGGACTTTAAGTCCCCAACAGTAGTTGCCACCGGGTGGTAGAAAGAGGTATTGATGGTAATAGAGTCCGTTATAAAGGTGTTTTGAACCGTATAGCGACCTTCCTGAGGAAGTAAATAGGTAGGCGATTCATTGTTGAGCGACACGTAGATCAAATCGATCGGCCGTTGATCATCGATATCTCGTGCGCTGAATTCAAGGTTTGAACGAATGGGGATCACCAGAATACCATTCGACCCGACCCGTTCGAAACTTAAAGGAAGTCCATCACTGATTCTTTCCAAGGATGCCTCTAAAGACTCACTCGTATTATCAAAGCGCAATTGAAGTGCTTGTATCAGCCTTGGATTGTAGGAAAAAACAACCTTGTGTTTCTGTTCCAGGCTTTTGAAAACCTCAATGATCGATGCTCGGGATTGGGCTACACCCCATTGTCCAGCCCCCAATAGCAAACAGCATGTCCATACAAAACAAGTCGACCTAAGGCTTTTGAGCATATTCAAAGATGAAGCGGCTTTTATTCAAAAACAACTGTTCCGTCAGCACCAAGGGTATATGCGATCTCTAAAGGAGTGAATATGGAGCGTAAGGCTTCCTCCAGGTTGTTATGCGAGAAGCTACCCGAATAGCTTTCATCGGCAAGGTCGTCCGGCAGATTGATCTCCACCTGATAGTATCTCTTGAGGTCATTGACGACATCATCGAGGTCTGTTAATTCATAAATACTCAAAGCCCCCGTCCAGTTGGGTGTTCTGTTATTGAAGGAAACCCTTTCAAAGGTTCCGTTTTCGAACAAAATTCCCTCACCCGGTTTCAGTATTTCTTGCCGATCGCTTGAGATCACCGCAACACTTCCCTCGAAGCAATTGACTTTCAGGGCACCATTGATCGTTTGCACATCGAACTCGGTACCCAGCACGGTGACATCGCCATAGGCCGTATTCACGGTAAACTTAGCCCCAGACTCTACGTCAAAGAAGGCCTGACCTTCCAGATCAATCAGTCTTTCATCTTCCCAGGCACCTTTATCATAGCTGGCACTGGAAACGGCACCCAAAGTAATGATAGAGCCATTAGGCAATTCGTGCTCAATAGTTTCTGCCAAGCCAGTATTGAGGTCTACCAAACCACTATTGGTGTTAGCGTCATAGACAAACCAAACGGTAGCCAATAAGGCAATGGCCGCAGCAACTCTGAGGAAAGGTCTAAAGCTGATGACCTTGGTTTCGGGTTTAGGCGCAGCGGTTTTTGCTCGAAGTCTTTGGAGACTTGCTTCGGTATCCACCGGAGGCAGTGACCAGGTGCTAACATCATCCAGCACCGCTTTGAGATCACCCAGATCATCTCTTTGTGCGAGAGTAGCCTTCTCCTCTTCGGAGAGGTCTCCGCTAAGCCAGCGGGCAATAATTTCTTTATTTTCGAGTTCTGCGCTCACAATTAACTAACGAGGGACTTTCAGGCTCACCCAACCCCCAGGCTTAAATATTTTTAAATTCTTCTATTCTGTCTTTTAGTTTGACCAAAGCCTTGGCCATGCGTTTCTCCACTGCCGTCTGGCTCACTCCCAGCATTTCAGCGATTTCCTTATACGTATGCTTCTCGATTCTATTCAGTAAGAATACCTCACGCTGCCCTTCGGGCAAATCTGAGATCACCTCCTCTATCCGCTGACGGAACTCTTCTGTTCTCAGGATATGGTAAGGGTCTTCATTATTCTGCTGGGTGATTTGATCCTTCTCGAATTTGAGAGAGACCTTTTTGGAACGTACCTGATCCAGAAACAAGCGATTGGCCACGGTATGGACAAAGCCCGTCACCTTTTCAAAAAGTACATCCGCACACTTTTGCCAAAGGCGGATAAAGCTCTCCTGCGCGATATCCTCCGCCTGGTCTAAGTCACCACATTTATAATAGACGTAGTTCCTTAAACCCGTAAAATGCTTGCGGTATAAGCTGTTATAAACCTCCTCTTGACAGACTGATTCCTGCATTGCCCTGAAAGTACATAATTACCCGGAATTTGCATTAGAAAATCTATTCCGTAGCCAAGGCATAAACTTAGGTTTGATTATTTGCCATGGAAAGATGGAGTGGAATTATTTGGGGTCTGGTAAGTCTAGGACTATTCTTTCACAGCATCGAAGAATAACAACTTAGCGGTAGGATCTTCTGGGTTCTCCACTGGCCATTCTTTCAACACCATTTTATTAGATGAGAGCTCTTTGATCACAAACCTTGTATTATCAAAAAACAGCAAGCTATCATTCTGTATTAGCATATCACTGTCTCTATTAACCACCCCTGCATACCTAATATGTGCTTTCTTTTTCTTCAGGTCGAATCGAACCTCATAAAGTGGTTTAAAGAGGTCACCCCATGCATCTCGTTCCCTACCAGTCACCCATTTTCTTTTTACTTCTTTCCATTTACCTTCTAAATCCAAGTGGTCAATTTGAGGAGTATTAGGTAGGACTACCAAAAAAAATAGTGCCAAAGCGAAGGTTTTATGCATAAGGACGAAAGACTAGATTAATAAGCAATTATAAGTATTCTTTGATCAAAGCCCCTAGGGTCTTAGCGGCCAATTTGCAAAGAGTTGGTTATTGAAGAACTTTTAAACACATTTCGTAATTAGATTTGATTCTAAACCGACAATGAGAAAACCCTTAGTAATACTAGTTACTCTCATCCTCTTCTCATGTGCAAAGAAGGACGAACCTGTTACTCATGGTTTTGATATGTTGTTCAACGCACTCGATAAGAAGGCAAATTCGTTTAACATTGGCATCAGATCGGATCTCGTTTATACAGAGAGTACTGAAGCTAATTTTGAAAAAGAGTACGGCTCAGAGTATAAGGATGCCTTTCTCATCCCCATTTTCAAACGTATTGCACGGACGAACTTGAAAAACTACTCAGCAGGAGAAATTTACAACTACCAACGTCCTGAAATTGAGAGAAAAATCCTAGACCAAACAAAATTGGCGTTCGATTCAATTGACATTGAAGTGACAAGGTTTTTCATTACCACAATAGAAATACCCGATGATTTAATGAAGAGGCTCGAACAAGAGCACCTCGAAAGAAAGGGTAAAAACTAATCATAAGAGTATGAGGTAACTCTATATTCATCATTCAGCCTTTAACATTCTATCCCCCATTTATCACCACAAACCGCCTTCCAAATTTTCCATTTGTGATTATACTCATATTTTCTTTTCTTCATAATAGATAAAACACAACAATACCATATACTCTCTGTGCTTTTCTATACAAGGTAAATGTGCCTATAGCATCCTATAATTGGTTGGCTAACGCTCATTTTTTGTGAACTATTAGAGATATAGCGCTCATAAAGCGAGCCTTGTATAACGTTGTCAATAATTATAAAGACAAAAATGGCTTATCTACCGAATAAGGAAATTACCGAATTAGCCAAACTGATAAACAAAAATGGCAAGGCAGTTAAAATAACACCTAAAAAGTTGCTTGAATATTTCGGTACGAGTAGGAGAAAAACTCATGTTAAATGGTGGATTGATAAAGCGTTAAGGGAACTTAAATTAAAAACCCAACCCGACTATAAAACGGCCTATCTGTATGGTGAAATTCATTTGAAAAGACAGAGGGATGCGACAGAGCAGGAAGATTTTGTACAAAGAGTAAGGTTGTTAGATGCAGCC
Coding sequences:
- a CDS encoding PadR family transcriptional regulator, translated to MRQAIGEFEEIVLLVVAAQHDQAYGLSVTEAIEEQLKRSVKLSSVHTSLYRLEEKGLVESRIGDTSTLRGGRKKRHFTITTLGKRALVETQEARKILWNQIPNNVLDIPKG
- a CDS encoding TonB-dependent receptor plug domain-containing protein; the protein is MLKSLRSTCFVWTCCLLLGAGQWGVAQSRASIIEVFKSLEQKHKVVFSYNPRLIQALQLRFDNTSESLEASLERISDGLPLSFERVGSNGILVIPIRSNLEFSARDIDDQRPIDLIYVSLNNESPTYLLPQEGRYTVQNTFITDSITINTSFYHPVATTVGDLKSKGGVVEMKAETTDLGDVTILSYITTGVNSVLGDHRIEVDMTDLSLIAGETDGDVYQVLQAIPGIRSPNGKPGSLNLRGGPFDQNLTLFDNIPIYHTGHFFGTFSPYNPGIVDKISIYRSGLPASWGGRVGGVIDIKTQQHVPDSASIGLMTNTVTSGLELRLPIVKDKLGLILSGRANVFGNMPPKLEAYYDLNFQGSRISDIALNGPIELRNLNIGFSDINGKLIYKPGQRHHLSLSFLNIGNDFSYDLFSPNQNRLETETSELDNWGLTLEWQGQLSDAVNLRTRYTSSQFRLEEQRTEPRNNGNGVNREFVKNGIDDQRLDVALNVELDQKTDLNAGYEFSNHDITFDDTIDGDNPQVVDRRSGNGDINALYLSLKHQFSDKLIVDAGIRSNHFSVGDQSFFAPKLFVTYLVSKSLFFKGSATGSYQYVRQNFANDFDDFRIQNQFWLLVDENIPVLRGKQYMMGALLDHGSWLFDIELYDKDVKNVIRPGTGQVPIITGDLNVKGIDFLAKKRWRGFESWLSYSLSHAEETFRVEQQQGPRRLVTRDAFYDQRHVLNLKFLAPVGRWNLAASWSLMSGVPVYEADRDEVLDNNGNQYDIEYTGNFPAQHQLDLSASYRFSKPNAPWRGILGFSILNVYDRQNIINAFQENVNINNTIRYGLGFSPNIQLKVTF
- a CDS encoding FecR family protein — translated: MSAELENKEIIARWLSGDLSEEEKATLAQRDDLGDLKAVLDDVSTWSLPPVDTEASLQRLRAKTAAPKPETKVISFRPFLRVAAAIALLATVWFVYDANTNSGLVDLNTGLAETIEHELPNGSIITLGAVSSASYDKGAWEDERLIDLEGQAFFDVESGAKFTVNTAYGDVTVLGTEFDVQTINGALKVNCFEGSVAVISSDRQEILKPGEGILFENGTFERVSFNNRTPNWTGALSIYELTDLDDVVNDLKRYYQVEINLPDDLADESYSGSFSHNNLEEALRSIFTPLEIAYTLGADGTVVFE
- a CDS encoding RNA polymerase sigma factor, with translation MQESVCQEEVYNSLYRKHFTGLRNYVYYKCGDLDQAEDIAQESFIRLWQKCADVLFEKVTGFVHTVANRLFLDQVRSKKVSLKFEKDQITQQNNEDPYHILRTEEFRQRIEEVISDLPEGQREVFLLNRIEKHTYKEIAEMLGVSQTAVEKRMAKALVKLKDRIEEFKNI
- a CDS encoding SPFH domain-containing protein is translated as MRKPLVILVTLILFSCAKKDEPVTHGFDMLFNALDKKANSFNIGIRSDLVYTESTEANFEKEYGSEYKDAFLIPIFKRIARTNLKNYSAGEIYNYQRPEIERKILDQTKLAFDSIDIEVTRFFITTIEIPDDLMKRLEQEHLERKGKN